In Micromonospora sp. WMMA1363, a genomic segment contains:
- a CDS encoding FAD-binding oxidoreductase, whose protein sequence is MEETQNSVYWHDTEPVEVGEPLDGDASCDICIVGGGYTGLWAAHFLAEAEPAARIRVLESHTVGSGASSANGGFVGLTAGKVLRRLLWYYGRQKAAGVYRTGARSIIDIGRFCRQYDIDADFAMNGMLQVVTDRKQLARLELQVKRSERTGLRGSFKLMGRDEAQERIGSPQVLGALRTTGALVNPHRLVQGLARVVRGQGVDIHERTPAVDVRRVGNGYKVSTPTGTVTANEVVLATNAWQHSFGQTHTKVMPVWNYLMVTEPLTDAQLERVNWPGREGVSNSLSFAHAARLTSDNRVVWSGGRWYYFDGRDTGRGHIRNAVAYRDLRESFARFFPAWGDVRFSHAFGGPIGWSRTFIPQFGRAAGGVVYGHGYTGNGIAPSHTGGKILRDLVLRRETEYTELAFVTVNQPKFAKGAMGDTGAHLFIWRQETGDRLPLMLPHQAALAPRAFFAGRASRKARVADTGR, encoded by the coding sequence GTGGAAGAGACCCAGAACAGCGTCTACTGGCACGACACCGAGCCGGTCGAGGTGGGCGAGCCCCTCGACGGCGACGCGAGCTGCGACATCTGTATCGTCGGCGGAGGCTACACCGGCCTCTGGGCGGCGCACTTCCTCGCCGAGGCCGAACCCGCGGCGCGTATCCGGGTGCTGGAGAGCCACACGGTGGGCAGCGGCGCGTCCAGCGCCAACGGCGGCTTCGTCGGGCTCACCGCCGGCAAGGTGCTGCGGCGGCTGCTGTGGTACTACGGCCGGCAGAAGGCCGCCGGGGTCTACCGCACCGGTGCCCGCTCGATCATCGACATCGGCCGGTTCTGCCGGCAGTACGACATCGACGCGGACTTCGCGATGAACGGCATGCTCCAGGTGGTGACCGACCGCAAGCAGTTGGCCCGGCTCGAACTCCAGGTCAAGCGCAGCGAACGCACCGGCCTGCGGGGCTCGTTCAAGCTGATGGGGCGCGACGAGGCGCAGGAGCGGATCGGTTCCCCGCAGGTGCTCGGTGCGTTGCGCACCACCGGTGCCCTGGTCAATCCGCACCGCCTGGTGCAGGGACTGGCGCGGGTGGTGCGTGGCCAGGGCGTCGACATCCACGAGCGGACCCCGGCCGTCGACGTGCGGCGGGTGGGCAACGGATACAAGGTGAGCACTCCGACCGGCACTGTCACCGCGAACGAGGTGGTGCTGGCCACCAATGCCTGGCAGCACAGCTTCGGCCAGACGCACACCAAGGTGATGCCGGTGTGGAACTACCTGATGGTGACCGAGCCGTTGACCGATGCTCAGTTGGAGCGGGTGAACTGGCCGGGCCGGGAGGGCGTCAGCAACTCGCTGTCCTTCGCCCACGCGGCCCGGCTGACCTCCGACAACCGGGTGGTCTGGTCCGGCGGGCGGTGGTACTACTTCGACGGCCGGGACACCGGCCGGGGGCACATCCGGAACGCTGTCGCCTACCGTGATCTGCGGGAGTCCTTCGCCCGGTTCTTCCCGGCCTGGGGTGACGTTCGGTTCAGCCACGCCTTCGGCGGGCCGATCGGTTGGAGCCGGACCTTCATCCCGCAGTTCGGCCGCGCCGCCGGGGGCGTGGTCTACGGGCACGGATACACCGGCAACGGGATCGCCCCGAGCCACACCGGCGGCAAGATCCTGCGCGACCTGGTGTTGCGCCGCGAGACCGAGTACACCGAGCTGGCCTTCGTCACGGTCAACCAGCCGAAGTTCGCCAAGGGGGCGATGGGCGACACGGGTGCGCACCTGTTCATCTGGCGGCAGGAGACCGGTGACCGGCTGCCGCTGATGCTGCCGCACCAGGCGGCGCTGGCACCGCGGGCGTTCTTCGCGGGCCGGGCGTCGCGCAAGGCCCGAGTGGCGGACACCGGTCGCTGA
- a CDS encoding FAD-dependent oxidoreductase: MTRPPSATAATDEQQVLWLEGLPAEQRIPRPPLDGDTTADVAVVGAGYTGLWTAYYLTTFRPELSVVVIDAGQAGFGASGRNGGWCTAEMPALLMSLVRRHGPMAAMRLYRAGQRALDEIHRVLTAEGIDAHWRHDGSLYVARSAPQVDRLRGWHEVRQKLGIGGLTLTEGPEAAERTGLTGVRATAFTPHCVTVQPARIARGLLAAVERRGVRVAEHTRALAIGPGQVTTDSGTIRARSVLCATEGYTGRLAGHGRRVLPLHSYVLATEPLDAATWQQLGWTDYQTVAESRYQFGYLQRTQDDRLVLGGRGAYYRFGSGITRGDAARRKAHDRLRRTLAELLPEIADVPVSHHWSGVYGLHRHTEPEVVYDRGSGLGHAGGYGGEGIALSNLAARSLAALVVGINRPETRLCWVDNASRRWEPEPLRFIGVRGVSAAATGADRYEHRTDRAAPLARLALRAIV; this comes from the coding sequence ATGACCCGCCCGCCGTCGGCCACTGCGGCCACCGACGAGCAGCAGGTGCTCTGGCTCGAGGGGCTTCCCGCCGAGCAGCGCATCCCCCGCCCACCGCTGGACGGTGACACCACCGCCGACGTCGCCGTCGTCGGCGCCGGCTACACCGGTCTGTGGACCGCGTACTACCTGACCACCTTCCGCCCTGAGCTGTCCGTGGTGGTGATCGACGCCGGACAGGCCGGCTTCGGCGCCTCCGGCCGCAACGGCGGCTGGTGCACCGCGGAGATGCCGGCACTGCTGATGAGCCTGGTCCGCCGGCACGGGCCGATGGCCGCGATGCGGCTGTACCGGGCCGGCCAGCGCGCCCTCGACGAGATCCACCGGGTGCTCACCGCCGAGGGGATCGACGCGCACTGGCGGCACGACGGCTCGCTGTACGTGGCCCGCAGCGCCCCGCAGGTCGACCGGCTGCGCGGCTGGCACGAGGTGCGGCAGAAGCTGGGCATCGGCGGGCTCACCCTCACCGAGGGACCGGAGGCCGCCGAGCGGACGGGGCTGACCGGCGTCCGGGCGACCGCCTTCACCCCGCACTGCGTCACCGTGCAGCCGGCCCGGATCGCACGCGGGCTGCTCGCCGCGGTCGAGCGCCGGGGGGTGCGGGTCGCCGAGCACACCCGCGCGCTGGCGATCGGCCCCGGCCAGGTGACGACCGACTCCGGCACCATCCGGGCCCGGTCCGTGCTCTGCGCCACCGAGGGCTACACCGGACGGCTGGCCGGGCACGGACGCCGTGTCCTGCCGCTGCACTCGTACGTGCTGGCGACCGAACCGCTGGACGCCGCGACCTGGCAGCAGCTGGGCTGGACCGACTACCAAACCGTCGCCGAGTCCCGCTACCAGTTCGGCTATCTGCAACGCACCCAGGACGACCGGCTGGTGCTCGGCGGGCGAGGCGCCTACTACCGGTTCGGGTCCGGCATCACCCGCGGCGACGCGGCCCGGCGGAAGGCCCACGACCGGCTCCGCCGTACCCTGGCCGAGCTGCTCCCGGAGATAGCCGACGTACCGGTGTCGCACCACTGGAGCGGCGTCTACGGTCTGCACCGGCACACGGAGCCGGAGGTGGTCTACGACCGGGGCAGCGGGTTGGGCCACGCCGGCGGCTACGGCGGCGAGGGCATCGCCCTGAGTAACCTCGCCGCCCGCTCCCTCGCCGCGCTGGTCGTCGGGATCAACCGACCGGAGACCCGGCTGTGCTGGGTGGACAACGCGTCACGCCGGTGGGAGCCGGAGCCGCTGCGGTTCATCGGGGTGCGGGGCGTCAGCGCCGCGGCGACCGGAGCCGACCGCTACGAGCACCGCACCGACCGGGCCGCTCCCCTGGCCCGACTGGCCCTGCGCGCCATCGTGTGA
- a CDS encoding acyl-CoA dehydrogenase family protein, translating to MSNSAKVLDRADRIAEEVLFPAAETVDASDTVPIAHLDLLAEEGFYGLAGPPAFSDMSAEDTTTAARALELIASGCLTTAFVWAQHHSAVMAATRSQRPGIPQEWLEPLCRGVRRAGLAIAATRPGPAAVRAEAVDGGYVLHGVAPWVTGWGLVDTLFTAARDASDTLVWSLLDAKESDTLTVAPIDMVAVAASRTVQVTFTGHFVPEQRVTGTVPHEVYLRNDPATLRFNGSLPLGVATRCARLIGASPLDEAVDACRATLDAAGPERLPSARAAASALALRAAGLCATTTGSAAVLRNRPAERLMREALFLLVFGSRPAIRADLLDRLHRS from the coding sequence ATGAGCAACTCTGCCAAGGTGCTGGATCGAGCGGATCGTATCGCCGAGGAGGTGCTGTTTCCGGCGGCGGAGACGGTCGACGCCTCCGACACGGTCCCGATCGCCCACCTCGACCTGCTCGCCGAGGAGGGCTTCTACGGCCTTGCCGGGCCGCCTGCGTTCAGCGACATGTCCGCCGAGGACACCACCACTGCCGCCCGGGCCCTCGAACTCATCGCCAGCGGCTGCCTCACCACCGCTTTCGTCTGGGCCCAGCACCACAGCGCGGTGATGGCGGCGACAAGAAGCCAGCGTCCCGGTATCCCGCAGGAGTGGCTGGAGCCGCTGTGCCGCGGCGTGCGCCGGGCCGGACTGGCCATCGCCGCCACCCGGCCCGGCCCAGCGGCGGTCCGCGCCGAGGCGGTCGACGGGGGTTACGTGCTGCACGGCGTCGCCCCCTGGGTGACCGGCTGGGGCCTGGTCGACACCCTGTTCACCGCCGCGCGGGACGCATCGGACACGCTGGTCTGGTCCCTGCTCGACGCCAAGGAGAGCGACACCCTGACGGTCGCCCCGATCGACATGGTGGCGGTGGCCGCGAGCCGCACGGTGCAGGTGACCTTCACCGGGCACTTCGTCCCCGAACAGCGCGTCACCGGCACCGTCCCGCACGAGGTCTACCTGCGGAACGACCCGGCGACGCTGCGCTTCAACGGGTCGCTGCCACTGGGCGTGGCGACCCGCTGCGCCCGGCTGATCGGCGCCAGCCCGCTCGACGAGGCCGTCGACGCGTGCCGGGCGACGCTCGACGCGGCCGGGCCGGAGCGGCTGCCGTCGGCGCGGGCCGCGGCGTCGGCGCTCGCGCTGCGGGCCGCCGGACTCTGCGCCACCACCACCGGTAGCGCGGCCGTGCTGCGGAACCGGCCCGCCGAGCGGCTCATGCGGGAGGCGCTGTTCCTGCTGGTCTTCGGCAGCCGGCCGGCCATCCGCGCGGACCTGCTCGACCGCCTGCACCGGTCCTGA
- a CDS encoding amino acid adenylation domain-containing protein, protein MDQLTEVRDGFGLSDLQQAYLIGELGDFQLGGPALFYEEYACPPFDIAAFTAAVRTLVRRHPMLRCAVDETGLVRLLDDPPAPLTVRSLRGAAPARCAQLLAESRHELWSAGPPLSGPAAFTMVLWRLDGEFRVQMAGRLMVFDGQSGEVFAQELRTLLAGGTLPPLEFTYAEYRRQLDERRDSPEYARARSYWLDRIDDLPGAPELPLRRGGRHEGALVRRTFALTTEQTAAFNTALRRRRLTPTMAVAAAFARVLRHWSRHERFTVNVMYGERQELHPDVSHLIGSFASTLLLECSPAPDQADFAADATALRGRMMRDFTHGAFGGVAVIRELNRRSGTVNGARMPVVFTSMLGIGSDTDPVFLELLGWRRLESLVRTPQVAFDHQVYMRAGEMVFSWDTADGLYPPGLVDDMFAAYQRLLVALATDDSAWGATRGDGLTPGGQLAVRARVNDTAAEVAPRTLHGMFLTRARREPDATAVITSSGHTTYGRLRARAGVVAAALRAAGRGGGDRVAVVAERGVDQIAAQLGVLMAGAAYVPVSPGWPARRRAQILAGAAVRAVLSATDDGAAGAPDDATRLRLDELPAGDLPDAEAADDPEALAYVIFTSGTTGRPKGVMIRHQSAANTILDVNDRFGVTAADRVLAVSEFTFDLSVYDVFGLLAVGGAVVVPDADQAREVVHLHELASRAQVTVWNSVPAYLAMFVDFVRSVPGRARPGDLRLAMVSGDWVPLPLGRDLAEIAPAARCVALGGATEASIWSNWYDVPARPPADWTSVPYGWPMRNQRFHVLDRRLADRPDWVPGELYIAGRGLADGYLGAPELTAASFVDHPVTGERLYRTGDLGRYWPDGVIEFLGRDDPQVKINGFRVELGEIEAALVDQPGVDDAVVVARRDERGASLVAFVTCADAVPGFADTLRDGLGTTLPGYLVPPVIEIRETLPLTTNGKVDRAALTAAAAGLAPAAGEFQAARTPTEHLLVALWSSLLDQPRIGVDDGFFALGGSSLQAAQLMNRVEREFGARLPLAALYQHSTVAGLGRLLDAGRPAAGAVQELAPGDGPPVVLIHPVGGDLLCYRGLVDLLRADWSLLGVAAPALISGSLAPPTLTGLARQHLADLLPALPAEGPVRLVGWSLGAVLAYEMGRLLTADGRDCVAVLVDPWVGPAAAGEPTADELVRAFLTDVTRGDVTRDVSVDPRVSAEEALRRVWPTVAPRAELASLDFDTAVRLFGVFAAHTRALVRYDVPDAPGLTVHLLEATGGLAGAAGGYLVPLRDRLPEGGWASRRTVPGDHFAVADPAGVAAVAAAVAGALAGH, encoded by the coding sequence ATGGACCAGCTCACCGAAGTCCGCGACGGCTTCGGCCTCAGCGACCTGCAACAGGCGTACCTGATCGGCGAGCTGGGCGACTTCCAGCTCGGCGGCCCGGCGCTGTTCTACGAGGAGTACGCCTGCCCGCCGTTCGATATCGCCGCGTTCACGGCGGCCGTGCGGACCCTGGTCCGCCGGCATCCGATGCTGCGGTGCGCGGTCGACGAGACGGGCCTGGTGCGGCTCCTGGACGACCCGCCGGCGCCGCTGACGGTGCGTTCGCTGCGCGGTGCGGCGCCGGCGCGGTGCGCGCAGCTGCTGGCCGAGAGCCGGCACGAGCTGTGGTCCGCCGGCCCGCCGCTGTCCGGCCCGGCCGCCTTCACCATGGTGCTCTGGCGGCTCGACGGTGAGTTTCGGGTGCAGATGGCCGGCCGGCTGATGGTCTTCGACGGCCAGTCCGGGGAGGTTTTCGCCCAGGAGCTGCGGACCCTGCTGGCCGGCGGCACCCTGCCGCCGCTGGAGTTCACCTACGCCGAGTACCGCCGGCAGCTCGACGAGCGCCGCGACAGCCCGGAGTACGCGCGGGCCCGGAGCTACTGGCTGGACCGGATCGACGACCTGCCCGGCGCACCCGAGCTGCCGCTGCGCCGCGGCGGGCGGCACGAGGGCGCACTGGTGCGACGCACCTTCGCCCTGACGACCGAGCAGACCGCGGCGTTCAACACGGCGCTGCGGCGACGCCGGCTGACCCCGACGATGGCGGTGGCCGCCGCCTTCGCCCGGGTGCTGCGGCACTGGAGCCGGCACGAGCGCTTCACCGTCAACGTGATGTACGGCGAGCGGCAGGAGCTGCACCCGGACGTGTCCCACCTGATCGGCAGCTTCGCCAGCACCCTGCTGCTGGAGTGCTCCCCGGCCCCCGACCAGGCGGACTTCGCGGCGGACGCGACGGCGCTGCGCGGCCGGATGATGCGGGACTTCACCCACGGCGCGTTCGGCGGAGTGGCGGTGATCCGCGAGTTGAACCGCCGTTCCGGCACGGTCAACGGCGCGCGGATGCCGGTGGTGTTCACCAGCATGCTCGGCATCGGCTCGGACACCGACCCGGTCTTCTTGGAGCTGCTCGGCTGGCGGCGGCTGGAGTCGCTGGTACGCACCCCGCAGGTCGCCTTCGACCACCAGGTCTACATGCGGGCCGGCGAGATGGTGTTCAGCTGGGACACCGCCGACGGCCTCTACCCGCCGGGACTGGTCGACGACATGTTCGCCGCGTACCAACGGCTGCTGGTCGCGCTGGCCACCGACGACTCCGCGTGGGGCGCGACCCGCGGTGACGGGCTGACCCCGGGCGGGCAGCTCGCGGTGCGAGCTCGGGTCAACGACACCGCCGCCGAGGTCGCCCCGCGGACCCTGCACGGGATGTTCCTGACCCGGGCACGGCGCGAGCCGGACGCCACCGCCGTCATAACCTCGAGCGGCCACACCACGTACGGTCGGTTGCGGGCCCGAGCCGGTGTGGTCGCCGCCGCGCTTCGTGCCGCCGGGCGGGGCGGGGGCGACCGGGTCGCGGTGGTCGCCGAGCGGGGTGTCGACCAGATCGCCGCCCAGCTCGGCGTGCTGATGGCCGGCGCGGCGTACGTGCCGGTCTCTCCTGGTTGGCCGGCACGGCGACGGGCGCAGATCCTGGCCGGCGCGGCGGTCCGCGCGGTGCTGTCGGCGACCGACGACGGCGCGGCCGGCGCCCCCGACGACGCGACGCGGCTGCGCCTGGACGAGCTGCCGGCCGGTGACCTGCCGGACGCCGAGGCGGCGGACGACCCGGAGGCGTTGGCGTACGTCATCTTCACCTCCGGCACCACCGGCCGCCCCAAGGGCGTGATGATCCGACATCAGAGTGCCGCCAACACCATCCTGGACGTCAACGACCGGTTCGGCGTCACCGCCGCCGACCGTGTCCTGGCCGTTTCCGAGTTCACCTTCGACCTGTCGGTCTACGACGTGTTCGGTCTGCTCGCCGTCGGCGGGGCAGTGGTCGTGCCGGACGCCGACCAGGCCCGGGAGGTCGTCCACCTGCACGAGCTGGCCAGCCGGGCACAGGTGACCGTGTGGAACTCCGTGCCCGCCTACCTGGCGATGTTCGTCGACTTCGTCCGGTCGGTGCCGGGCCGCGCACGGCCCGGAGACCTGCGGCTGGCGATGGTCAGCGGGGACTGGGTGCCGCTGCCGTTGGGCCGGGACCTCGCCGAGATCGCCCCCGCCGCGCGTTGCGTCGCGTTGGGCGGCGCCACCGAGGCGTCGATCTGGTCCAACTGGTACGACGTGCCGGCCCGGCCGCCGGCGGACTGGACCAGCGTGCCGTACGGCTGGCCGATGCGCAATCAGCGCTTCCACGTCCTGGATCGGCGGCTGGCCGACCGCCCCGACTGGGTTCCCGGCGAGCTGTACATCGCCGGCCGGGGCCTGGCCGACGGCTACCTCGGCGCCCCGGAGCTGACCGCCGCGTCGTTCGTCGACCATCCGGTTACCGGCGAACGGCTCTACCGCACCGGCGACCTCGGCCGGTACTGGCCGGACGGGGTGATCGAGTTCCTCGGCCGGGACGACCCGCAGGTAAAGATCAACGGCTTCCGGGTGGAACTGGGTGAGATCGAGGCCGCCCTGGTCGACCAGCCCGGAGTCGACGACGCGGTGGTGGTCGCCCGCCGGGACGAGCGCGGCGCGTCACTGGTGGCCTTCGTCACCTGTGCCGATGCCGTCCCCGGCTTCGCCGACACGCTGCGCGACGGGCTCGGGACGACGCTGCCCGGCTACCTGGTTCCGCCGGTCATCGAGATCCGCGAGACGCTCCCACTGACCACCAACGGCAAGGTCGACCGGGCCGCGCTGACCGCCGCCGCCGCGGGTCTCGCCCCGGCCGCCGGAGAGTTCCAGGCCGCCCGCACACCCACCGAGCACCTGCTGGTCGCCCTCTGGTCCAGCCTGCTCGACCAGCCCAGGATCGGCGTCGACGACGGATTCTTCGCCCTGGGCGGTAGTTCTCTGCAGGCCGCGCAGCTGATGAACCGGGTGGAACGGGAGTTCGGCGCCCGACTGCCGCTGGCCGCCCTCTACCAGCACAGCACGGTGGCCGGGCTCGGCCGGCTGCTCGACGCCGGACGCCCCGCGGCGGGTGCGGTGCAGGAACTCGCGCCGGGCGACGGTCCGCCGGTGGTGCTGATCCACCCGGTTGGCGGTGACCTGCTCTGCTACCGGGGGTTGGTGGATCTGTTGCGGGCCGACTGGTCACTGCTCGGCGTCGCCGCACCGGCTCTGATCAGCGGTTCCCTGGCGCCGCCGACCCTGACCGGGCTGGCCCGGCAGCACCTCGCGGACCTGCTGCCGGCGCTGCCGGCGGAGGGCCCGGTGCGGTTGGTCGGCTGGTCCCTCGGTGCCGTACTCGCGTACGAGATGGGGCGGCTGCTCACCGCGGACGGTCGAGACTGCGTGGCGGTTCTCGTCGATCCGTGGGTGGGGCCGGCCGCGGCCGGCGAACCCACCGCCGACGAGCTGGTCCGGGCGTTCCTCACCGACGTCACCCGTGGCGACGTCACCCGGGACGTGTCGGTCGATCCGCGGGTGAGCGCCGAGGAGGCACTGCGCCGGGTCTGGCCCACGGTGGCCCCTCGGGCAGAGCTGGCCTCGCTCGATTTCGACACGGCCGTCCGGCTGTTCGGCGTCTTCGCCGCGCACACCCGGGCCCTGGTGCGCTACGACGTGCCCGACGCCCCCGGGCTCACCGTGCACCTGCTGGAGGCCACCGGGGGGTTGGCCGGCGCGGCCGGCGGCTATCTGGTGCCGCTGCGGGACCGGCTGCCCGAGGGCGGGTGGGCCAGCCGTCGTACCGTACCGGGAGACCACTTCGCGGTGGCCGATCCCGCCGGTGTGGCGGCGGTCGCCGCCGCCGTCGCCGGGGCGCTGGCCGGCCACTGA
- a CDS encoding acyl carrier protein, whose protein sequence is MDDRQRMCKVWEYIFQQTVTDDSDFFTDLDGDSMAAAALVHHVAEEFGVSLPLFEVFERPTPAELLAAVRDQLAVG, encoded by the coding sequence GTGGACGACCGGCAGCGGATGTGCAAGGTCTGGGAGTACATCTTCCAGCAGACGGTCACCGACGACTCCGACTTCTTCACCGACCTCGACGGCGACTCGATGGCCGCCGCCGCCCTCGTGCACCACGTCGCGGAGGAGTTCGGCGTCTCGCTGCCGCTGTTCGAGGTCTTCGAGCGCCCCACGCCCGCGGAGTTGCTCGCCGCGGTGCGGGACCAGCTCGCCGTCGGCTGA
- a CDS encoding methyltransferase domain-containing protein, producing MSEDPAARARAVGTFYDLMGTFLEAVYGDNLHYGFWVDEHDESPMPQAQERLNDELARRLVVRAGHHVLDIGCGTGGPARRVAQVTGATVTGVTLSGGQVTRAMELAAKEGIHERTRFAQADVTALPFPDAHFDAALALEVLVHVPDKAAALAAAHRVLRPGGRLVLAELILARSMSAEQERIWSAMPMSTPPAAGEYLDQVRAAGFAVDEALDATPHIRRSFQVTREAVARERERLAGTYGPRVLRQVSNAVLDLQAVAEDCLGYLVLTARRPG from the coding sequence GTGAGCGAAGACCCGGCGGCGAGAGCACGGGCGGTCGGCACGTTCTACGACCTGATGGGCACCTTCCTGGAGGCCGTCTACGGCGACAACCTGCACTACGGGTTCTGGGTCGACGAGCACGACGAGAGCCCGATGCCGCAGGCGCAGGAGCGGCTCAACGACGAACTCGCCCGCCGGCTGGTCGTCCGCGCCGGTCACCACGTCCTCGACATCGGCTGCGGCACCGGCGGCCCGGCACGCCGGGTCGCCCAGGTCACCGGCGCCACGGTCACCGGGGTGACGTTGAGCGGGGGTCAGGTCACACGCGCCATGGAGCTGGCGGCCAAGGAGGGGATTCACGAGCGGACACGGTTCGCCCAGGCGGACGTCACCGCCCTGCCCTTCCCCGACGCCCACTTCGACGCGGCGCTGGCCCTGGAGGTGCTGGTGCACGTGCCCGACAAGGCCGCCGCCCTCGCCGCGGCCCACCGGGTGCTGCGACCGGGAGGCCGGCTGGTCCTGGCCGAGCTGATCCTCGCCCGGTCGATGTCAGCCGAGCAGGAACGCATCTGGTCGGCGATGCCGATGTCCACCCCACCGGCCGCCGGTGAGTACCTCGACCAGGTGCGTGCCGCCGGTTTCGCAGTCGACGAGGCCCTCGACGCCACCCCGCACATCCGCCGGTCGTTCCAGGTCACCCGGGAAGCGGTGGCGCGCGAACGCGAGCGGCTGGCCGGGACGTACGGACCGCGGGTGCTACGCCAGGTCAGCAACGCGGTACTCGACCTGCAAGCGGTCGCCGAGGACTGCCTGGGCTATCTGGTACTCACCGCGCGCCGGCCCGGGTAG
- a CDS encoding MBL fold metallo-hydrolase, translating to MYRPRAIHRAVARLSGAPAGRTWPRTFADRLTHPVPGPAAVLRLMRERGNRPTGGTGRVPVRDGAEVPEVASAETAVTWIGHATCLVQLGGRTVLTDPVWSDRIPGTPRRFTPPGLPWGALPRVDTVVISHNHFDHLDEPTIRRLPRDTPVLVPAGLGWWFQARRFRAVTELDWWESATVGGLRFDFTPAHHWSRRGVFDTCQSLWGGWLMTASGESDRRVFFAGDSAYGSAFAEIGARFPGIDVALLPVGAFRPRWFMKPLHMDPAEAVRACGDLGAERMVTIHWGTFALSAEPVLAPVELARKAWAGAGRPTATLWDLAIGESRVLAATTTPH from the coding sequence GTGTACCGACCCCGCGCCATCCATCGCGCCGTCGCCCGGTTGTCCGGCGCGCCGGCCGGGCGAACCTGGCCCCGGACCTTCGCCGACCGGCTCACCCACCCGGTTCCCGGGCCCGCCGCGGTGCTGCGGCTGATGCGTGAGCGGGGCAACCGGCCCACCGGCGGCACCGGGCGGGTGCCGGTACGCGACGGCGCCGAGGTGCCGGAGGTGGCGTCGGCAGAGACCGCAGTGACCTGGATCGGCCACGCCACCTGTCTGGTGCAGCTCGGCGGCCGGACGGTGCTGACCGACCCGGTGTGGTCGGACAGGATCCCCGGCACTCCCCGCCGGTTCACCCCGCCCGGGCTACCGTGGGGGGCCCTGCCGCGCGTCGACACGGTGGTGATCAGCCACAACCACTTCGACCATCTGGACGAGCCGACCATCCGCCGGCTGCCCCGGGACACACCGGTCCTCGTGCCCGCGGGGCTCGGCTGGTGGTTCCAGGCCCGACGGTTCCGCGCCGTGACCGAGCTGGACTGGTGGGAGTCGGCGACCGTAGGCGGCCTGCGTTTCGACTTCACCCCGGCGCACCACTGGAGCCGGCGGGGAGTCTTCGACACCTGCCAGAGCCTGTGGGGCGGTTGGCTGATGACCGCGTCCGGCGAGTCCGACCGCCGGGTGTTCTTCGCCGGGGACTCCGCCTACGGGTCGGCGTTCGCCGAGATCGGGGCACGGTTCCCGGGCATCGACGTCGCGCTGCTGCCGGTCGGCGCGTTTCGTCCCCGATGGTTCATGAAGCCCTTGCACATGGACCCGGCCGAGGCGGTGCGGGCCTGCGGCGACCTGGGCGCGGAGCGGATGGTGACCATCCACTGGGGCACCTTCGCGCTGTCCGCGGAGCCGGTGCTGGCGCCGGTCGAGTTGGCCCGCAAGGCCTGGGCCGGCGCAGGGCGTCCCACCGCCACGTTGTGGGACCTTGCTATCGGCGAGAGTCGGGTGCTGGCCGCGACGACCACACCGCACTGA